Part of the Sphingorhabdus pulchriflava genome is shown below.
AGTAACCAAGGTGAAATTCGCCCGGCCGAATTCGATTATGACAATGGAATCACAGGTGATGGACCAAGCAATGTCCAGGCGGAAGTGATCTGGCTGGAGAAAGAAAGAGTGCTGGAAAGCGCGACGCGTTTCCGCGCCATCGGCGATTGCGGACGGACCGACCGCTACATTTGGGATGGCTACAAGTTTCGCCTTAGCGAGCAATTGGTAATGCCCGAATGCCGCGGCTCCTTTGATCGCATCCGGGTTTGGAAAACGGAAGTAGCTGATCGATGAACTAACCAGCCGACAGTTCGATAAAGCGTCGGGCAACCCAACCCGACCGGCACGGGCCCGAATAGGGCACGGGTAAATCGTGTGCGTTATCGGATACGCCGCATTCGCTCATCAAGTCATCCTCGCTCTCCACCGGATAGACGATGCCAACCCAATCTCCGCGATGCGTGTCGCGGCACAGCCATAAGGGGCGACCGGGCTTCAAGCGGTCAAGCTCGCGCGCGGCGACATCCGGAGCAGCGCGTACCGAAACAAAGCCGTCACCATTTTTGCGCAATGTGCGGATTGTGCCGGTGCTGGTGCAGCTGTCGGCATGGGCAAAGCCGCCTACCAGCACAGGGCGTGGATTGACCAGATCGCCCATCGGGTTCGCGTTAACCGCGATGGATAGTGCCGCAAAGCTCAGCGAGAGTAACGGTTCACTTCTTACAGTCACCGGTGCGTTCGCTGTTCATCGTCATCTCGATGTCGGCCTTGCCGCCAGGCAATTTGGCATCGGCGATTTCGCCCGACAGCGTCATGTTCACCTTCTCGGCGGTATAGCTGCCGTCCATCTTCATCGACGTCGCACCCATCGCGCTGTTTGTGCATTTCATGGTGCCGGACATTTTGCCGCTACCCTGCTTGAAGCCCTCCATCTTGCAGTCGCCTTGCTGCATGGAGCTCGACATTTCCTTGACACCAGCTTTCGCCATTTCCGGTGTTATGCAACTGTCGATCGACTGCCCCTTCCCCAGCATTGCCTTTGCATTCTGAGCCATCGCGATGGGCGCGCCCGGAATGTCAAACTTGGTCATGGTCATCGTGCTTTTCCAATTGCCCGGAGAAAGCTCGCCATCAGCCTGTCCGCAGGCGGACAGCAGCGCGACTGCCGGAAGTAGCGTAAAATACTGTTTCATTTTCAAGATCCCTTGTTTTGAAAAATGGACTCAGCCCAGACAGGCGCAAGGCACGAAGCCAGGGGTGAAATTCACGGAGATTCCACCCTGCGCGTAAGTGCCCCCTCCGGCATATTCCTGCGTGAATTTGTGGACGTGGCTGGTGCAATATTTCGCACCGCGTGCAACGATGGCGACGTCGGTGTAGCGCTCGATCGGAATGCTGGTTAGTTCGTTCTTTTCGATGGTCCAGGCGTTACCGACGCCGACAGCCTTAACCGGGGTCAGATCCGGCCAATCCCAAAATTGCTTGGCATGGGCCAATGCCCGCGTCTCCACCGCGGCACTTCCCGCAGCCCCCCTTACCGGACCGCAAACATGCGGGTTGCTGGCCTGGAAAACGCCAGCAGGCACTATCAGGTTAAATGTGCCGCTGGCCACAGTCCCGGCACTGATAGGACCGGCCTTTTCGGTATTGGTCTTCGCGATGACTTCCATCTTGATACTGTGTTTTCCGGGTTTGAGCAAACCAGCGGCAGTCGCCTTTGAGAGCATTTCGAGGAAAGCATCCGACCCTGGCGTTCGCTGCGCGTTCATCGAATTGACGAACTGCCCACGCCACGTCGTCCAAGTCTCATGATCGCGCCTGCCACCCCATGGGAAGATTGTCGTATCGAAAACCTGACCGTTGATCGTGAAGCGCGCCGTGTAGTGCACGCCGTCGGCGTAGACTTCGCGCGCTCCCATATTGTTGGCAGCCGCAATCGCATTCACCGCCGAACGTTCGGTGAAAACACGGAAGAACATCGGCTGGCCTAATGTGAAGTCGGAAACAATGTCCCCTTCGCTGATGGCACCAATGCCAAGATCGGTGCGGGTGAACACAATCTGGTTCTGATGCGCGGCATGAACGGCGTTGTGGACGCCCTGATCCTGAATCGGGCCTGTGCTCGCTGCATTTTGGGGTTTGGGCTTCGCAATTGGCACGTTGCGTTCAAAGCGCCCGCGAGGGTCGAGTTGGGCTGCCGCTGTCGCACCGATGGCAATCGATGCCAGTAAGACAGCCGAGATCAGGGTTGTACGCATGAGTTGCTCTCCACAGAATGATGGACTGTGGATGCGGCTTCTTTTCAGTTCATCCTATCCCCCCATCTGATGGGGATGCTTGGCTGACTCGCATGTGGTTTGTTCATTTTTACGGTCAGAAAGGGCGCACCCAATGGGATTGTGGAGCAATTTATTTGGTAGCAACGCGCCAAGCGCGGCGGCGTCTGACGTCGGGAATTCCACCCAAATTCATCTGTTGTTCGAACGCGCACTCGGCAACGATCCGGAAAACAACAGCTGTGATGCTCGGCGCAAGGCGGCAATGAAGCTCGTTCTGGCCAACGAAACCGCAAAAGGGCGTGAGGCCTGGCTATCGATCTCGCGCGACTTCCCGGACGAATTGGCGTTCGCCTTGGAACAGGTCGGTGTCTGTTACCATCTCGACAAGGATTACCGCGCGGCGATCGAGAATTACGAAGCGGCGATTCGTTTGGGATCCGATGCAAGGCGCCTCACCGAAACGATAGCAGAGGCACGGAAAGGCATGGCAGCCTTTGGCTGATGTATGGCGCCGGTTGATGCGCAAAGCAGGATGGACAATGTTGAAGGCAGCAGGCACGAATGACGCGATGAGCGAGAGTGAACACGAAACAGCTACGCCAAATCCCAAAGGTAAAGCGCGCGTCATCATCGTAGAGGATGATGAGCGGCTGCGCAGCTATGCCATGGGCGCGCTGGCCGCGGCGGAAGAGATTGAAGTCGTCGGCGATGCGGGAAATCTGGCGGAGGGTTTGCCGCTCGTCGAGCGGATGCCTGATCTTGCGCTGCTTGATCTAGGTTTGCCCGATGGCAGCGGCATCAGCGTTATCGAAGCGATACGCGCCAAGGTTCCCGAATGCCGCGTGTTGGTGTTCACAGTGTTTGAGGACCGCGCGAGTGTGCTCAACACGCTCAAAGCTGGGGCAGACGGCTATATATTGAAAGATACGAGCGCCGAAATGGTGCTCGCTCATGTTCGCGCCACACTCGCAGGTGAAACGCCAATCAGCGCGCGGGCGGCAAGCCATTTGCTGAGCCTTGTGCGTGACGAACCGGTCGTTGAGGCAAGTGAGCCTGACGCACCGCATCTGTCCCCTCGCGAACGCGAACTGCTGGAATATCTGGCGCGCGGATTGAGCCGCAAAGAAGCGGCGCGGATCATGGGGCTGTCACCCTATACCGTCGCCGAATATGTGCAGGGTATCTACCGCAAGCTACAGGTCAAATCGCGCGGCGAGGCGGTGTTCGAGGCCATCCAGGCCAAGCTCATTCGTATCGACAGGGAATAGGCTCCCCTGTCACTCCCAGAGGCCGTCAACGCATCGACCTCCCCTAACCCCGGCCCAAAAAGCCGGGGTTTTTTGTAGGTCTTCACCCACTTACCCCCTCCTCTGTGGGGATATGATGTCAGCGCCGCCGGTGAGAGTGAGGCAGGGTAATCTATAACCAAAGGGGGATACCCATGCCTGCTGTTCGCGCAAATAATAACCAGAAACTCGTTCGTGGCCTCGGCCTGATGGCTTCGGCGTCGATTCTGTCGATCATGATGGCGGGGGAAGCGCAGGCGGCTTGTACGCCGAGTACGGCACAACCGCTGAACAATATCACGACGCCGCTGACCACTGTCCATTGCACCGGGGTAAATACCGGGCAGACGATAACGGTAAACACCGATGGTGTACAAGTATTCGTGATCGCCTCAGGCGCGACCCTCGACAACAGCAATGTAACGCTGAATGGCGATTCGAACCTGTTAGGAATTGATCTCGGCCGGTCAGCTTTGAATCTCGTTTACAGCAGCAGCGGTAATGCGAATAATCTCGAGATACAGGGTAATGCTACTAATCTTGTGGCTACCCTTAATGGCAATCAGAATAATTTCGGCATTTATGTTGGCGGCACTGTGACGGCTGCCCCTGGCGGCATCGACCTGTCGGCTGGTGTCGGTCAGAACCAGCAGTTTGCCTTGCAACCAGGCGCAAGCCTGGCCTCCACCGGGAATAACGCCGGCAACTATCTGTTGACGGGCGGTACAGGCAATCAGTTCTTCAGTCTCGCAGGCACTCTTGCACTTCAAGGCAATGGTCTGCTGATCAATGCCGGCGACGGAGATGATGTCGTCCATGTTTCGGCGACTGCAAATTTCACCAGCAGCAACGTGCATACAATCAATGGCGGCGCAGGTAACGACCGTTTGGTCCTGAACGGATCCGGCAATACTGCGTTTGCAACCACCGCTGTGGAGCGGCTCGACGTACTGGCTGGCGTCGGCGGCACGCGCACGATGAACGAAAATGGCAGCTTCACAGAGGTCAATGTGCTCAGCGGTACATTGTCGACGTCGCGTGTGCAGGCCCTTGGTCAGGCCAATAGCCTTGTCACGCTTTCAAACGGGACAACATTGAATCTAGGCTTTACCACTCCAACCACAGTCACCAACAGCTTTGCGGGGTCAGGGACGATTCTGCACAATACGATCGATCCTGTGACCTATGGGGGATCGTCCAGCGGCTTTTCCGGCGTCTTCAACATCCTTGGCGGTACGGCCACCATCACGTCAAGCGACGCCTTTGGTAGTGGTTCGATCGTCAACGGTGCCACGCTGTCCTTCGGCGGCCTCAACCTGACGAACAATATTAGCGGCACGGGTCAGGTTATCGTGACCGGCTCGGGCAGCAGCCGCCTTAGCGGTACCAACACATTCTCCGGTGGGCTCGATATCCGGGGTGGAATCCTGGACGTCGCCAACGTGGCCTCGCTCGGCTCGGGCGCTGTGACGTCAAGCACGGGTGGCGGTATTCTGGCCATGGGCAGCACTGGTAACGAGGTTCTGTCCAATAACCTCACCGGCAATCTGGCACTCGTCATGGGCGGTACGGGCATCCTCGATCTGACCGGCACCAACAGCTACACCGCTGGCACGCTGATTAACAACGGTGCTGTCCGCGTTGACAGCTTCGCGCGGCTTGGCACCGGGCAGGTCATCGCCAATGCAGGCGGTAGCCTGATCCTCAATTACAACGGCGCAGGGCAGTTGCTCCAGACCACCCCCTTCATGACCGGTGCAGGCAGCTTCATCAAGGAAGGCACCGGCGATGTCGTGATGACCCAGACCAGCACCTATACGGGCGGAACTACCATTCGCGCCGGGCGCATCGGGTTGAACAATGGGGCGGCACTGGGTACCGGCAATATCCAGGTCGATACCGGTGCCACACTGGGCATTGGTAATATCGTGCTCCTTAACGACATTTCGGGCACGGGCAATATCGTAAAAACCGCCAGCAGCACCGCTGAACTGGGGGGCAACAACCTGGGTTTTACCGGCACGATTGACATTCAGGATGGCCGCATCGGTGTGACTGATGGCCGCAGCCTTGGCAGTGGAACGGTGCTGGTCGGCGTCGGCACAGTCTTGCGGACAGATACCTCGATCGTGGGCGACACAACCATCGTCGCCAATCTGTCGGGCGATGGTGAATTTGAAAAGCGCGGCTCCAACCGGGTCACCCTGACCGGGAACAACGCTCTGACCCGCAATGTGTTTGTCGGCAATGGCACTCTGCAGATCGAAGGTAGCCAAAATATCGGCTCGGCCAATATCGATCTGACCTTGGCGACCAGCATACTTGATCTGTCCACCTCAGGCTCGACAACACTATCAAACAATGTCGGCGGCCTTGGCGCGGTGGTGAAGACCGGGACAGGTACCGTCTTCCTGACCGGTAGCAACAGCTATTCCGGCGGGACCGATATCCAGCAGGGCGCAATCCGCGTTACCGACACTAGCTTCCTTGGCACAGGTGCAATTACCGTGCAGGCAGGCGCTGCGCTTGATCTGTCCATCGCTGGCTCGCAGACCTTGAACCAATCCGTGACAGGCGCAGGTATCCTCCGCAAATCGGATGTTGGCGACCTGACGTTGCTCAGCAATGGCCTGATCGGCGGGCTCGACATCGTCGGTGGCCGGGTGATTGTGAACACCGTTACTGCGCTTGGTGGTGGTCCTGTTACCACCGCCGCCGATACCCAGCTGGTATTCGACAACGGCACGACAGAAGTCATGTCTAACCCGATCAGCGGTGCGGGCGCATTGACCAAGGATGGCACCGGGGCACTTATTATCCAGAATGCCAACAGCTATACCGGCGGCACGATAATCAATGCGGGTCGAATCGGGCTGAACAATGGCCAGGGCCTTGGCACGGGCGATGTCATTGTTCTCCAGAACGCCATCCTCAACATCGGCAATGTGCAGCTTGCCAACAATGTTTCCGGGGCAGGTCAAATCGTTAAGACGGCAAGCAGTATCGGCGCATTGACAGGCATTAACACCCACAGTGGCGGCACCGATATTCAGGGTGGAACTCTCGTGGTGAATAGCCCCTCTGCGCTGGGCACTGGCGCAGTTATTATGGGCAGCGGGACAAACCTGATTGTCGATTACAGCGGCTCAACCAACGTCGCGCTGAACAACGCGCTGACCGGCTCGGGCACGCTAGTTAAAGATGGTTCTGGCACAGTCGTAGTCAACAACAGCAACAGTTACAGCGGTGGCACCCAGATCATTGCTGGTCGGCTGGGGCTAAACTTTGGCAACGGACTTGGCACGGGCGGGGTCGTTATCGGTTCGGGCGCTTCATTGGCACTGGGTGATGTCACCTACGCAAATGCGACCAGTGGCGCTGGCCAGATTGTGAAGACATCAGCCGGTCTGACCAAC
Proteins encoded:
- a CDS encoding integron, translated to MTVRSEPLLSLSFAALSIAVNANPMGDLVNPRPVLVGGFAHADSCTSTGTIRTLRKNGDGFVSVRAAPDVAARELDRLKPGRPLWLCRDTHRGDWVGIVYPVESEDDLMSECGVSDNAHDLPVPYSGPCRSGWVARRFIELSAG
- a CDS encoding DUF3617 domain-containing protein — its product is MKQYFTLLPAVALLSACGQADGELSPGNWKSTMTMTKFDIPGAPIAMAQNAKAMLGKGQSIDSCITPEMAKAGVKEMSSSMQQGDCKMEGFKQGSGKMSGTMKCTNSAMGATSMKMDGSYTAEKVNMTLSGEIADAKLPGGKADIEMTMNSERTGDCKK
- a CDS encoding response regulator; the protein is MLKAAGTNDAMSESEHETATPNPKGKARVIIVEDDERLRSYAMGALAAAEEIEVVGDAGNLAEGLPLVERMPDLALLDLGLPDGSGISVIEAIRAKVPECRVLVFTVFEDRASVLNTLKAGADGYILKDTSAEMVLAHVRATLAGETPISARAASHLLSLVRDEPVVEASEPDAPHLSPRERELLEYLARGLSRKEAARIMGLSPYTVAEYVQGIYRKLQVKSRGEAVFEAIQAKLIRIDRE
- a CDS encoding autotransporter outer membrane beta-barrel domain-containing protein → MPAVRANNNQKLVRGLGLMASASILSIMMAGEAQAACTPSTAQPLNNITTPLTTVHCTGVNTGQTITVNTDGVQVFVIASGATLDNSNVTLNGDSNLLGIDLGRSALNLVYSSSGNANNLEIQGNATNLVATLNGNQNNFGIYVGGTVTAAPGGIDLSAGVGQNQQFALQPGASLASTGNNAGNYLLTGGTGNQFFSLAGTLALQGNGLLINAGDGDDVVHVSATANFTSSNVHTINGGAGNDRLVLNGSGNTAFATTAVERLDVLAGVGGTRTMNENGSFTEVNVLSGTLSTSRVQALGQANSLVTLSNGTTLNLGFTTPTTVTNSFAGSGTILHNTIDPVTYGGSSSGFSGVFNILGGTATITSSDAFGSGSIVNGATLSFGGLNLTNNISGTGQVIVTGSGSSRLSGTNTFSGGLDIRGGILDVANVASLGSGAVTSSTGGGILAMGSTGNEVLSNNLTGNLALVMGGTGILDLTGTNSYTAGTLINNGAVRVDSFARLGTGQVIANAGGSLILNYNGAGQLLQTTPFMTGAGSFIKEGTGDVVMTQTSTYTGGTTIRAGRIGLNNGAALGTGNIQVDTGATLGIGNIVLLNDISGTGNIVKTASSTAELGGNNLGFTGTIDIQDGRIGVTDGRSLGSGTVLVGVGTVLRTDTSIVGDTTIVANLSGDGEFEKRGSNRVTLTGNNALTRNVFVGNGTLQIEGSQNIGSANIDLTLATSILDLSTSGSTTLSNNVGGLGAVVKTGTGTVFLTGSNSYSGGTDIQQGAIRVTDTSFLGTGAITVQAGAALDLSIAGSQTLNQSVTGAGILRKSDVGDLTLLSNGLIGGLDIVGGRVIVNTVTALGGGPVTTAADTQLVFDNGTTEVMSNPISGAGALTKDGTGALIIQNANSYTGGTIINAGRIGLNNGQGLGTGDVIVLQNAILNIGNVQLANNVSGAGQIVKTASSIGALTGINTHSGGTDIQGGTLVVNSPSALGTGAVIMGSGTNLIVDYSGSTNVALNNALTGSGTLVKDGSGTVVVNNSNSYSGGTQIIAGRLGLNFGNGLGTGGVVIGSGASLALGDVTYANATSGAGQIVKTSAGLTNVTGTNTHSGGIAIQAGTLAVSGNAALGSGTVAVSSGAVLEYTNANAATFSNSLSGAGSFNKLGSGQLTFANNFSIGTLGLTAGRTRINTIATANVNVGTNATLDGTGRIIGNLTNNGGTIAPGNSIGTLTVQGNYVHNANSVLEIEFDGAGNIDLLDVTGNATLNGGTLRFVSIGGAEGQGGTFLRTGGSLTGTFATVETVGAQLPLAVVYETNRAFMAPSVLTARPSTFNAQSLAAADTALGFIDSIGVGDVRHGEGNRIWLNGFGAWGKRSASGTTLAYDHDTRGMSGGVNFDAGGSITLGAALGWAKGDIKLGANGGGGDQSSVLGSLTARYSGTGVTLGGGVLYGKVDQDTLRNVSFNGFAGSVDGETDSKLFGAFAELGLPLGSTGGWTFSANARGSYVRQKQDGYTESGTSPLRLTLGDLKTSTMEGQAKLTAKTRLWDGGDHSDNGEGGLDLRVDLGTRYLGTLGDREIPVAFAVSGAGIVLQGDTRNTLQGLAGLALDYTTHGGATISLGYRGEIGKTDRHAVQAGVSFAF